Proteins encoded within one genomic window of Pristis pectinata isolate sPriPec2 chromosome 5, sPriPec2.1.pri, whole genome shotgun sequence:
- the krit1 gene encoding krev interaction trapped protein 1, translating to MGSLNDPEDTYIAVIRPKNAASLNSRDYRTKSYEILLLELQNEGNEKKRKKVLLQTKLKRDENKGQDILDFVVEATKLTFPNNQGVKGKRVVRIKEFPVHGENVCRSASLYVVPAAIKDNSKISYCLGAPGFYCFQDIMRVCSETSNHFSTLSAKMLIALDKWLAEQHTISHAIPGLFRPSPLDRIKSCVANPAYVNEMDQCENTLHVGYTALEIKSKMMALEKADLCIYNPLFGSDLQYTNRVDKVVINPYFGLGAPDYSKIQIPKREKWQRSMSSIMEDKDRQWVDDFPLHRSACEGDTELLSKLLDSGFSVNQLDSDHWAPIHYACWYGKVEATRFLLEKGKCNPNLLNGQLSSPLHFAAGGGRAEIVQLLLQHPEIDRHIVDQQGRTSLQVCKENKQNDWEATVQLLTDALNKPYEKVRIYRTDGSYRAVELRHGNNTTVQQIMEGMRLSQETQQYFTIWICSENLSLQLKPYHKSLQHLRDWPEIVMELTCLDPHLEKPQLFLRRDVRLQLETEKKVDDPLAILILFDEARSNLLKGLYPCADSQLIILAGLLLQIIYGNYDSKKHKQGFLNEENLKCILPCTKLKSKGPHWIGRILQEYKGLSSREGISKEMHHLQRLFLQICWEFPTYGAAFFTGQIYTKASSSGHKVVKVYVGVNTRGLHLLNMETKALLISLKYGSLMWQLGEADAYFQIHSLENKMSLVVHTKQAGLIVKLLMKLSGQLSVNERNLTERHGYG from the exons ATGGGCAGTCTCAATGATCCAGAAGATACATACATTGCAGTGATTCGTCCTAAGAATGCTGCTAGTTTGAATTCCCGTGACTATCGAACAAAGTCATATGAA ATTCTGCTGCTAGAGTTGCAAAATGAAGGCAAtgaaaaaaagaggaagaaagttttattgcaaacaaaactgaaaagagATGAAAATAAAGGGCAAGACATACTCGACTTTGTAGTTGAAGCCACCAAGCTTACATTTCCGAACAACCAAGGAGTCAAAG GTAAACGTGTGGTGCGGATCAAAGAATTCCCTGTTCACGGAGAGAATGTTTGCAGATCAGCTTCACTTTACGTTGTGCCAGCAGCAATTAAAG ATAATAGCAAGATATCCTATTGCCTTGGAGCACCAGGTTTTTACTGCTTCCAGGATATTATGCGTGTGTGTAGTGAAACCAGTAATCATTTTTCTACCCTCAGTGCGAAAATGTTGATTGCCTTGGACAA GTGGTTGGCAGAGCAACACaccatctcccatgccattccaGGTCTTTTTAGGCCATCTCCTCTTGACAGAATCAAGTCTTGTGTTGCAAACCCTGCTTATGTCAATGAAATGGATCAATGTGAAAATACATTGCATGTGGGCTACACTGCTCtggaaattaaaagcaaaatgatggcactggagaaggCTGATCTCTGTATCTACAATCCTCTTTTTGGATCCGATCTGCAGTACACAAATAGG gtagataaagtggttatAAACCCATACTTTGGTCTGGGAGCTCCTGATTATTCCAAGATACAGATTCCAAAGCGTGAAAAATGGCAGCGCAGCATGAGTAGTATCATGGAGGACAA GGATCGACAATGGGTGGATGATTTTCCCCTGCATCGCAGTGCCTGTGAAGGTGATACAGAGTTATTGAGCAAGCTTCTGGATAGCGGCTTTTCAGTTAATCAGTTAGACAGTGATCATTGGGCTCCTATTCATTATGCTTGTTG GTATGGAAAGGTTGAAGCTACTCGGTTCTTATTAGAAAAGGGAAAGTGTAATCCCAATCTTCTAAATGGACAACTCAGTTCCCCGCTACATTTTGCAGCAGGTGGAGGACGTGCAGAGATTGTGCAGCTTCTACTGCAGCATCCAGAGATTGATCGG CATATTGTGGATCAGCAAggcaggacatcattgcaggtctgcaaagaaaacaaacagaacGATTGGGAAGCAACAGTACAACTTCTTACTGATGCACTGAATAAGCCA TATGAGAAAGTTAGGATTTATCGTACTGATGGGTCATATCGTGCTGTTGAACTGAGGCATGGAAACAATACGACAGTGCAGCAGATTATGGAAGGCATGCGGCTTTCACAGGAGACACAACAGTACTTTACCATCTGGATCTGCTCTGAGAACCTCA gtTTGCAACTGAAGCCATACCATAAATCACTTCAGCACCTGCGAGACTGGCCAGAAATTGTTATGGAATTAACATGCCTTGATCCACACTTGGAAAAGCCACAACTTTTTCTGCGCAGGGATGTACGACTTCAGCTAGAAACTGAGAAgaag GTGGACGATCCATTGGCTATCCTCATTCTATTTGATGAGGCACGCAGTAACCTGTTGAAAGGATTATATCCGTGTGCTGACAGTCAGTTGATAATTTTGGCTGGTCTTCTCCTTCAAATCATCTATGGAAATTATGACAGTAAAAAACATAAGCAAGGGTTCCTCAA TGAGGAAAATCTCAAATGTATATTACCATGCACCAAACTGAAAAGCAAGGGCCCACATTGGATTGGTAGGATTCTACAGGAGTACAAG GGCCTAAGCAGCCGTGAAGGGATCAGTAAGGAGATGCACCATCTTCAACGCCTCTTCCTGCAAATTTGCTGGGAATTTCCAACATATGGAGCAGCCTTTTTCACAGGACAAATATATACCAAAGCTAGTTCAAGTGGTCATAAAGTTGTCAAGGTCTACGTAGGTGTAAACACAAGAGGTCTGCACTTGCTAAATATGGAAACTAAG